The Acropora muricata isolate sample 2 chromosome 4, ASM3666990v1, whole genome shotgun sequence genome contains the following window.
TTTCAATTAGTGAACAGCAGATAAGTCGCTGTTTGAACACAGCAAACTAAATAAGTTGGCCAAGAAATGATAAAAGTGAAATCTAGAATCGACCTCTTTCTtagttttaattgtttttcagCGGATTAATTGTCTTTGAAACCCACATCAACTCACAATAATTGCCCTTGTGGAGTTAATTTTAAGCGAATAAATCTCGGAAATATCTCTTGCTCATTAAATGTGTTAAGATAATTGATGAACTAAAAAGCTTTCCTGACTGATGTATCGAATACGAAAGCTTAATGAATGTAAATTCACCGCAGAGAACAGGTGTTTGCTTTGAATGGAATTAAATATCAAACAAATCTCATGGCGTGTTTCGCTCCACTGGAAGAGAGGAAGTGAATATTGCGTATTATTGTCGGCTACAAAAGTATTAATTAACTCTGGTGATACAAAGGGCTTAGGAACAATAGCAATTTCGCTTTTCGTTGTACCACATGGCGCACGGCGACAGTACATTTCACTGGCAAAAGGCCTTGGGATGAAATTTTTCATCaatcaaaaatttttttgtggAATTATCAAGTCTGAAAATTTAGCGTCCCACCAAGATGGAAAATTTGACTTTCTCTGCTTGAATGAAATAGTTGGCTAATTTTCCCATCTTTAAAACTGGGATTAAAATTGCTTGgagctttatttatttcttaTCATGGTGTAATATGGTCAATTTAAGTCATTAAGACAAACTCATTTGCCTTTCAACATTATCCTTATCATGTCTTAGTTAAAGGGCTGCGAGaacaatttgtttgtttattgtgaaGATACTAATAAGTCGCATTTTTCGATTAGGCATTGTATGGCCCCCTCTAATCAATTTTATCAATGAACTAATGAGAAAACAGCATAGTTTGGAGTACCAGCCATCGTTTAGCAACGACCATTAGAGAATTAGCAACCAATAGAGGGCAATTTCGTCGGTCGTGTCATTCATAAAAGGCAGCCGCAAATACACAATCGGGGCCATTTCACCTGCGGTCCTTACAACAGTAACACACAAAACAACGAGATTTAcgcgaaagaagaaaaaaaacacgaaacagGTCGGATTTCAGGGCTGCGAACTATGCAGGCATTCTCCAACACGTATGTGTGTCCATATTTTCCATGCACCTCCCCATATTGTATTGCTTTGAGAAGCACGGCTTTAGCGCCGCCAAATATACAGTCACTGAATAGACCTCCCACCAGCCCGCCAAGCCAGCCTGGAGTCTCATCGTTTACTATTTCGTCAATTCTATCGCGTTCGGAAGAGCCATCGACCAGGACAAACCGCGAGGCGGAAACAAACTCATCCAAGGCCTCGTCTACTGAAGCCAGCCAGAGTATTCTCAAGATGACTCCCTATTCTCCTCATATCTCGATAGAAAGACTTCATCCGTATCATCGTCCTCTCACCAGTGGCGTGGGCTTTACACGAGCCACTTGCAATGCTTTGCATAAAGGTAATTCGCCGCGGGATGAGTTAAATCTCGAAATTGTGAGCCAACTTATCTCATATTTCTATAGTATTTCTTTACTTTTCGAAAACACTTTCTCAAATACTCACTCTCAACTCGTGAACTCTAGACTTCGTTTCAGGTTAGGAAATAAACAGGAAAGGCTTTTTCTTAATTTGTTACCACAAAATTACCTTCAACTAAATGTAACCTTTTTTCAATAGCTTTCGCGCAAATCTCGTTTCGATATCAAAACCTTCAATGGACTTTTTTAACAAAACTATGTTTAGTCAGTGTGAAGTGGAAGGAGAAGTGGAAAGGTCACACTTAACAAATTTGATTTTTGCTTATTATTAAATTGCCTGCTCTTTGCATTGTTACACTCTGTTGCGTTAACGAAAATGAGTAGTAAGGCTGTTTCAAACTTCCATTCGCGTCAGA
Protein-coding sequences here:
- the LOC136913984 gene encoding homeobox protein not2-like, whose product is MQAFSNTYVCPYFPCTSPYCIALRSTALAPPNIQSLNRPPTSPPSQPGVSSFTISSILSRSEEPSTRTNREAETNSSKASSTEASQSILKMTPYSPHISIERLHPYHRPLTSGVGFTRATCNALHKGGDPILSVVHHEENKAWNFKQGKPKRIRTIFTPEQLERLEKEFDRQQYMVGAERHFLAASLNLTETQVKVWFQNRRIKWRKQKMDRTNSS